The Dryobates pubescens isolate bDryPub1 chromosome 9, bDryPub1.pri, whole genome shotgun sequence DNA window TGAGAAAGACATGCTGTGCTCTTTCCTAGAcatctggtttggttttctgtacTCAAAAAGTTAATGCAAGGCCAGTTGTATGTAACAGAATCTACCTATGAGTAAAAGTAGAGCTGGATCAGAACAggctctgagcacagcaccAAGAGAGGAAAAGTCTTGTATAGTCTGCTTGACATGGAGTCTAGAGGCACTAAGTAAACTTTCCTGCAGTTCAAATGCTACCTGGGACAATTTGCAATGAATTGCCCtatccagcacagctgtgtaaAGCCATACAAACAGTTCTGTCACAGATCTTTTTTTTGACAATGCTTGTACCAAGAAAGAGGTCAGCTAAGGCTCTGTtgccctttcctctgccaggaaTTTCATTGTAGAGCTGTCCCTAAACTCTGTTGACTCTTGACTACCTGAGTCTTGAACACCTGAGAGTATAAAAGGCAATTTTTAATCCAAAAATATATGAAGTCCAGGTCAGCTTGGAGGCCAAAGCCTTTCATCCAGTCACACAAACCTACACAGAACTCAAGATTTTATTATCCtccttggttttgttcttttatcAATGGAAGGAATGTTTTATGTTTGTCCTCATTCTCACTGTGGATCTGGAAGCTGCCTTTCCAAGAGGGACAGACGCAACCATTCACAGAGAGAAATCATTTTGCCCAGAGCGACTGTGGCTGACTGATTGTCGTTGCAGACCTTAGTGCTGTAGCCATCATTTATGGTTTAATTCTCAGCTGTTCCTTGGGTCTGGAAATTTTTACCCATTTAAAAGCCATTTGGAAGACAGATACtgttgcctgcagtgctgccttgaTTGTTTGCAGACTGCAACAGGGGCATTTGTCTCTGCTTTTAATTGTCACTGCAATATCCCATATCTTACATTCTTTTTAACCTGATATGGACTTAGTATTCACTATACAGCTAATGGTTTCTTAACGTTACAGCTACCTAGGCTGATATAACCTTCATGTCATAACTTTCAATGATCATACCCCACAGGCTAGCAACAGCTTGGATGGGAAAATTTGACATAGAACCTGAAGACAATCCTTCACTTGACCCAAACATGCCACATATTTTGCTGATGAAGCAGTATAAAGGCTGTCTCTGATGATGAAGGTGCCTTCATTctcaaaagcaaaaagaaagtgTACAAGAGTTGGAAGCAAGGAGATTCCATCTGGCCAGAGTATATAAGCTTTCCTTGTGCATGCAGGGATCGAATTTGTGATGTAAAACCTCTGATGAAGAGAAAACTGACAAGGGATGTGAAGGGCAGTAAGTAAAGCTTCTTTAGGGTataacagcagaaagaaaactaaGGAAAAAGCAGGGAAGTTGGGAAACTTCCTGGTGGTTTGAAAAGGTGGGTAATttgcagaaagggaaaggaagagaattcAGATGATGACACTAAAAAGCTGTAGTGCTCTGTGCAAGGTGCTAGAGCTAGTGCTCGCTCTGATCTGCATTAAGAAAGGCCCTCAATCTCTGTAAGATATTGCTTAAAATACTATTTATTGCAggtaattttaaaaggaaaagaggataGTATAGATAACTGACATTCTCCTAGATAGAGGGAACCACCACCAGTCAAGGAATGGCATGCAGTGCAGGTCCCATCCGTGCAGATAGGTGTTCATTAATACATTGTTCTTTAGAGGTCTTGCAGGGTTTTCTAATGAAGAAAACAACTAAATTAATTTCCACTGTGAAACAAAAGGATGTTCAGATGTTGCTTCACTTCATGGTAAATGTGATGACACAGGTGGTGCAATCACTCATGCCAAATGTAAGCTTCCTACAGGCTCCTTTCTTCTGGAAGGGCAAAGTTtatccagcagcacaggggtatGTGCAGCACAAGACAGTATGGAAAGCCATATGGATCACTAACTCCTTGATGTACAGTTGTATTTGAGTTTGGATCAATACTGAAGGCTTCAAAGCCTCCTGGAAGCATTTTGGGACACAGGAAGGGATGAAAGATGATGGGAAAAGCCATCATTGATTTACCAAGGTCAAATCTCTCCTGACCAACCTCTAGGTCTTGTCTTCTAGGATGGTATTGCTGGTTCTATAAacaaggagaaggcagaggacaTTGTATACTGACTTTAGTAAGGCCTTCAGAATATTCTGATCTCCAAGAGAATCCTTGTAGTCAGACTGGAGAGCTATAGACTGAGGAGACAATAATGTGAGTGGAAAATTAGCTGGACTGGCaagaccagcaggagcaaggttGCTCCCTGAGGACACTAAGCTGGGTCAAGGGTCACTCCCAGGATGGATAGTGGCCTCACCACTGGGCTGGGCATACCACAAGACCTGGAcacagggaagcagagctgaatGCCAATAATGGGGTCCATCAACAACCATTGACACAGCAAAAGAAGAGTCAAGAAGAGGGTCCACCTACAGAGCCCAGCAGTGAAAGACGGCTGTTCCCTGTGGAATGTTTGAGTCACTGACTAGGGATCAGAATAGTCACCCAGGATAAAATACACACTCAGCATAGCCGCAGCCACACATCTTATCAAAAGGTGTCCCTTCTGGGGTAGACAAGGAGGACAAATCCTTTGATCTGTGCCTACAGTTTTGGAGTCAAACTCTCATCCATAAATTGCGTCCAAAAGGGCACTTTTATAATTCTGTTTTCTATTATTGTCTAAAGTGTGGGGGTAGGGTTGCAGCCAGATCATCAAGTGGGCTTTTCAGTTGCACAAACATTCCTTGATGGGCCTTTTAGCCTTGATGTCTTCTGCTAGGAAAAGTCAGCTTCTTCAGGAAAAGTTAACTGCTGCAATAAGtagaagaaaaggaaggctAGGACCACATCTGGCCAAATCCACATTTCTCCTTGATGTCATCTTAACACAGACTACTGAATCTTCACCCAGCCTCAGTGTCTGCTCTAGGCATTGGATGCTGATTAGCAGTGATGAGCTTTgctattttagaatagaatagaatagaatagaatagaatagaatagaatagaatagaatagaatagaatagaatagaatagaatagaatagaataaactaggttggaagagaccttcaagattgagtccaacccatcatccaacaccacctaatcaactaaaccatggaaccaagcaccctatcaagtctccccctgaacacctccagtgatggtgactccaccacctccctgggcagcccattccaatggctaacaactctctcagtgaagaactttctcctcacctcaagcctaaacttcccctggggcagcttgagactgtgtcctcttgttctggtgctggttgcctgggagaagagaccaacctcctggctacagccacccttcagatagttgtagacagcaacaaggtctcccctgagcctcctcttctcttaaGTTTAATTCCAGTATTGACAAAAACAATGTAACAACTATGAAACAGACATAGAATTTCCATCCTGCTTCTCCATACTCAACTTCAGTTCCAAAACTCTCCTCTGCTTCCTTGCTTTGTCTTTCATGTTACTCTCAGTGTTTCCTGGTTCCTTCTGTGAAGCAGTGGGCTATGCGTGAGATTGGGTTTGGTGTTCTTGGAAGTAAACAACTCTGTTTATCATTTTTACTGTTAATGAAAACTACATTAATATAGTAATTTGCTGCTTTAAACAAAGATAAAGACTGCTGCTGGCCCACACTACACCCCCCTCATTGGCCCTGGTACCAGTGCCAGTGGCACACATGCCACAGTTCCagacacaccacacacagagaTGTCCTTCTCTTGGGTTTTATACTCCAGTCCAGGGTTGTCCCTACTGTCTAGGTGATGTTTAACATGATTTGGTGAGAAAGTTGAGTAACATAGTCATGTATGTTTAACATgtagttaattttcttcattagCAGATTAAAGGGTATCAACTTTAATATTAAAATTGCAGTTAATTAAGCAAAGGTCTTTGATCAGgcaccccagccctcagaaTATATTTTGAAGTTGATTGCTTTGTTATTTGAGCCTTGCTTCATCAGTTTTAGCCAAAACAAGGACATCTTATCTTCATAAGATTCTCTCCTTTAGCTCTTTGGCAGGACAGCTTTGCAGATCTTCATTTAACACAAACACCTGCTGATGTAATTTACCTTGGTCTCAAAACCTGCTAAATCAACTTACCTTCCTGCACCACAGCAAGGTAGGCAGTTTTACCACACTAGGTGTCAGTTCAGGACCATCTACAAGCTTCTCCATCATGATTAGCAGGAAAAGCTTATCCTGCAGCTGTATGGTATGTTCAGCACAGCATAGGTCTGGCAGCCAAGTGATATGTGCAGTGTGACATATCACAGCACAGCATCTGCCTGTGCCTGACCAGGTCAATTTTTATATGGGTCATTACAACAGTCTTCAGGTTAGGACCACTACAGACCTTGACATATGGACTTAACCTCCAGTGCTGATATTTGACCTACCTCATTGCCATAGTCTTGTTTGGGAGTTATTGTACTGTAGCAGTAATATTGGGAACGGCAGCACTGAGTGTCTTACTTGAGGAGGCCACTGTCCTGCTAGCCTTGCTGCCACCTGAGTGCTCCCAGCATCATCAGTTTATGTTTAATGCTGAGTTTGCAAATGGCTGAATCAACTCCAAATACCACCTTTTAAAGCACTTTTGAAGTACAGATACTATAACCTGCAATTCTGAATATCTATTCCAGCAAAGGGAAGATTTCTTAACTCAGTAATTAACactaataatattttttaattggATAAATTGAAACTTAAAGAACCTTCCCTCTAAAGACTTTGAAATAGAAATAATATCTCCAGAGGGCAGTTACATGTAGAGGCAATAAGGAAGATTTCCTCATATGTTTCTTGTGGATACTAGAGGACTGAAGCAGACCACCTTTTAAGACAAACACTCTTCTCATGTTTTCTAAGTTACCCCTCTTAAACCTCACCTTGGAATATTTCCTATGGGGAATTCAATAGAAGGAATTAATTCTACTtagaggaaatatttttaaactacctgtaaataaaaaagcaacttcaaaaaaatctgtttatttGATATGCCACATGGAGATAAGCTCAAGGTAAGAACAGGAACTGTAGGGTTTACCTTGTTTAAGATCAAACTGTTCAAAAAAACATCTTAAGCTATGTAGTGACTTCATATATGGGTAGAGGCTTGTTTGGAAAATCAAATCTAAATCCTAGTCTAAACCACTTCTGTAAATAATAACTACCCATTATATTGTATGGTTCAATTTTGTGGCGCAAAAATCTAGAACAACGTGTTTAGTTTGTGATGCTTTTATTAGAATAAATAGAAGGACCACCAATTATAATTCATAAAATCATTGATACGTGACAGAAATATGAGTCAGGAAGAAGTCATACTTGGAGATGATGTCTTATGAAGAAATGGCAGACTTTCTCTATGCTTCCTCGGAGTAGGAGGCACAGCCTTGTAGTACATGCAGCACAAAGACGCCCAAATGCATTCCTGGGAGAAGAATGCTTTTCTGAAGTTAAGAATTTCATCTCCATGTAGCAGAGGCATCATTTGAAGAATGGTTGCCCAGCTGAGACTAGGTAAGTTTagcctggacattaggaaaattttcttcatggaaagagtgatcaggcattagaatgggctgccaagggaggtggttgagtcacgaaccctggatgtatttgaaggtcatttggatgtggcgcttggggATCCAGttcaggggtgaaccttgtagagtagggttattggttggacttggtgatcccgaggctcttttccaacctgaatgtttctgtgatttcagtggTAGGTTCAACAGAAAGGAATAGGATTATTCCAAAAGATGTGTTTATTTCAGAGAACTTCTATGGAGAAAACAGATTCTCAATAACAGTTGCAGGATTTCTTACAAAAATCAGAACACTGTCTCTCAGGTTATTCAGTCATGATGGGAAATATTCCTAAACTACCTTCTGAAATTCTCATTCAGTCCTAGATTGAAGTCCTCACTACAGCTTCTGTAAGCAGAAATGCCTGCAACTAAAGATAGAAAAAGTCACAAACTGTTTCAAGAATATCAAGATACTGAAGGCAGAAAATATGGATGAGATTATACTACAATACTACAGTAAATGTGAGCTGTTTGTGATGGGGAGACCAGCATTATTTCCAGCTCTTTTTTATCCTTAAGGAGAAGAGAATCTACCAAGGAACAGGATGCTGCTGGTAGGGTTGTATCTGATCAAGAAAAGGAAGGGGTGGTCAGCCCTAAACTCCTCAATCTCAGGGGAATATTTGATGTCTCCCACCACATCCGCAGAGCTAGCCATACTGGTGCCCTCTTCATTGACTTCCATGCGTGCCTCATGGATGGCCTCAGATACCTTCAGGCTCTCTGCTGAAGAGATGCCAGACAGATTGGCCGAAGGGCTGAACAGGTCAGTCATACCCAAGGTCATTAAAACAGATGTGAAGTTATATTTTTCTTCAATCTTCATGCGTGGGAGGTACACTTTCACTCTCTTCTTTTCCATCACATTAGGACTGATCCATTCCATAAGTTTTTCAAAGCTGATTTTGTTCTCAATCTggaaagagaggcagagaatgaAATGCCTGAGACAAGAGTGCAATGGCTTTAACAACTGTGTTTATACCACTTATTATTTTTGCCATTTAGTTTGTTTACACTAACAAATCTTAAATGTGTTTGTTCATCCTATATGCTTCCTCTTGACTACAGCCTATATCTTATCTGTCTTGATGAATGTCTCTAAAACTTTTCATATGAAGATCAAGGCATggttttttgcccttttttttttttttttttaaatatagttTTTGAAAACACCTCCTATGAGATCACCTCTTCTTTGAAGGCAGGCTgacagggttgttcagcctggagaagagaagactccagagagacctattgcatccttccagtacctgaaggaggcctgcaagaaaggtggtgagggactgtttacaaagtcaTGCAGCActtaggacaaggggcaatggtatTAAACTAGCAAAGAtttgacattaggaagaagttctttactatgagagtgatggaacactggaacaggttgcccagagacatggTGAAGGCATTCAAGGTCTTCGtcggggctctgagcaacctgacctagttgagccagtgcattctatgattctaagatcaaATCAAATGCATGCCAAAACTGTTCCTTCTTGAACATATTTTATTGGTTCCTTTCTAATGTTAATTgccctcttttccttttagcCAGCTCCTGGAATTCTTTCCTTATCACTTCCATTTTTTATTTCTCATGGGAAAGTTTCTCTGTCTCCAGGAAGACTGAAATAAcattaaatgaaaaatgaatCCTGCTAGTATGTCCATTTCTGATACCTGGTGGAGATAGTGAATAGGTGGGCCTGTTAGGAGAGTCCAGGGCTCTCCTAAGAGGTCCATCTATGCGAAAGTACCTGGTAGCACCTGAGGGGCTTCTGTGCTCCTCTGGCAGCCGAGCACAGCCATACCTGTACCAGCAAAATGTCTGATAGCAGATAAGACTCACTGAAGAGGTAACTCTTCTACTTCCCCTTACAAAGCCATACCTGCTCCAGGCCAGAGATGTCATCAGGCAACAGTATCAACATGCTCAAGTCTCCACTTGCATATGGAAGCTCCAGGATCTTCATTTTCTCTGAAGTCACCACTGACACTCTGAACGTACCGTTTTGACACATCATTTGCACAGGTTTGCTTTCTTGCTGCACAAATGGAAGCACGAGATAATGTAACTGGGGAGAAATTCTTTCTCTAGGCAGGCAAATGCACAAGCCCTTCAAAAGGGACAGGACTCAATCTTCAAGCATGTTGCCTTTGAAGAAGAGTGTGTCTCTTGTTTTCCCCTCTTGCCTGCTGGTATGCTCTGGAAGCTTAGTCTGTATCTGACAGCTCTGGCAAATGCTCCTTATCCTGAGCTGAGGAATTGAGAGCAAGTGACCCAGTTAAATCACCTGACCTGTGACAGTAACAGTTTGTATGGGAAACACCTAGACTGCTAACTGTGTGAGCCAACAGATGTCCTGGCCTGAACCCATGTTCATTCCCTCCTACCTCTGTCACATTGAAGGGTACTTCCCGAGTGTCTTCTTCTTTAAATGGTGACTTCCATATCCCTTTGAAGTAAACGGCATTCACAACAACCAGCGCAGTGTCAGGATCAACAGCTCCTGACACAAGGAAATCTTGGATCTCTCCTTTAAGGAAGAAGTAGGGCAGAGAGTATGTAAGAtacaccagctctgctgcattgAAGGGTGCAGGGTGTGGAGTATTAAGTTgtggagttgtttgggttttttcatagCAGTAAGCAACCTATTCTTACTTGACTCATGTTTTATTGACTTCATGAGGAAAGGAAGACAAGGGTATAAATTATGGTAGGTAGTGGAAAATATTTGCCACCCATTTGTCCTTACCATTTGTCTCTTCCTCCACCCAGGAATTAATGAATCGTCTTGCTTCCTCTGTAGCTGTTTTGAAGTCAACTTCTTTCACCTCTGCATCGTAGAACTGCCTTACACACTCTAAGTATTGCTGTAAGCAGAAGGTTTGCAGTTGTCAGACTCCTAAGGACTTGAAAATGTGAATGCGAAATGCAAGACTGTAACATGAAGCAGAATGTTTAAATAAAGGGTGAAATTTTACTCATGTTTGGACATGTCAGTCACAGCTGTCTTCCTTCAAATGAATCTTAAAGATGGAAAGGAAAGACTACTTCATGTATGTAAGCCTGGAACTTTTCTTTCAGATATAAGTCTAA harbors:
- the LOC104308913 gene encoding ovalbumin-related protein X, whose protein sequence is MSSISVAGAEFSFDAFKVLKTQHANENIFFCPLSVISTLAMVYLGARGTTQSQMAKVLHFDNITGIGDTSDSQCGTSEFHKSLKDLLSDISKPNDSYSLKIADRLYIEKKYPILPQYLECVRQFYDAEVKEVDFKTATEEARRFINSWVEEETNGEIQDFLVSGAVDPDTALVVVNAVYFKGIWKSPFKEEDTREVPFNVTEQESKPVQMMCQNGTFRVSVVTSEKMKILELPYASGDLSMLILLPDDISGLEQIENKISFEKLMEWISPNVMEKKRVKVYLPRMKIEEKYNFTSVLMTLGMTDLFSPSANLSGISSAESLKVSEAIHEARMEVNEEGTSMASSADVVGDIKYSPEIEEFRADHPFLFLIRYNPTSSILFLGRFSSP